The segment ATTTAGAAACCGCCTATCGTGCGATCCAAGGGTTGCTTGAGCAAGTAGATGAAACTGGCGAAGTTCAAAATGTTTCGGTAGGTACAGGGATGGGCGATGATTTAGAGTTTTACCGTACGATTGGCAAGACAGCGATGCCTTATGGCCAATCGTTACTTGTATTATGTCTGACAGAATTACTTGTGTCGTATTGTTGATAGAAAGGAGAAAAAAATGAAAAAAACACTTGCTTTTGCTTTTTGTTTACTGGGAATCATCGGTTTGAGTGGTTGTAGTAGTCAGTCAAGTGTTGGTGTTGTCGCAAATGCAGAGGAAGAAGCAACGATCACTTTACGTTTTGCTTATGCCAGTAATAGTCAGCCAGTCATTGATGCAATGAATAAATTCGGAGAGTTAGTAGAAGAAAAAACAGCTGGCTCAGTCAAAGTAAAATATTTTCCTGATGGTCAATTGGGGGGAGAACGTGAATTGATCGAACTGACTCAATCAGGTGCGATTGATTTTACGAAAGTCAGTGCTTCTGCGTTAGAAAGTTTCTCTAAAGTCTATTCGATTTTTTCAGTTCCTTACTTGTTCAATGATGAGCAACATTTCTTCAATGTCATGGAGAACGAAGAGATCATGCCACCCATTTATCAATCAACGACAGATTTAGGTTTTTCTGGTCTCACCTATTATGATTCAGGGCAACGTAGTTTTTATATGGTCGATGGCCCGATCCACACACCGGATGATCTAAAAGGGAAAAAAATCCGCGTGATGCAAAGTGAAACGGCCATTAGAATGGTGGAACTACTAGGTGGATCACCTGTGCCGATGGGCAGTGACGAAGTATATACTTCGCTACAGTCAAACTTGATCAACGGATCAGAGAACAATGAATTTGTTTTGTATACAGCCGGGCATGGTGGTGTAGCCAAGTATTATTCCTATGATGAGCATACACGAGTACCGGATATCATCATCATGAACGATGCGATCAAAGAACGTTTGACTGCTGAGCAACAACAAGCAATCGAAGAAGCGGCGAAAGCATCAACGATTTTTGAAATCGAAGCATTCGCTCAAGCAATCGAAGAAGAAAAAAGAGTGGCAACGGAAGAATATGGCGTCCAGTTCAATGAAGTGGACAATACGCCATTTCGTGAAGCAGTCGCACCGTTGCATGACGAATTCAAAAATCATCCGGATTTTCAGACGCTTTACCGAATGATCCAAGAAGAAGGGGTGTAATCGATGAAAAAAGGAATCAGTCGGCTGTTAGAATTTCTAGGAGCATGTCTGTTGATCGGTATGATCATCATTGTCTTGTGGCAAGTATTCTCGCGAACGATTTTGGGTAATCCAAATACTGTAACAGAAGAATTAGTGCGTTTTGGATTAGTCTGGTTTGCGATGCTATCTTCCGCTTATGTAGTGGGTCAAAAAGGGCACTTAGCAGTTACACTGTTAAGTGAGAAACTGACTGGTAAGAAAGCGAATGTATTGGAGATCGTCGTTCAGTGTCTTTTTCTGGCTTTTGCAATCACGATCATGGTTTATGGTGGTTGGAATGCTGTGACATTGACGATGGGGCAAATTTCCCCTTCATTAGGGATTCCGATGGGCTATGTCTATTTATCGGTGCCGGTCTCAGGTGTTTTGATCATTATCTACAGTTTGA is part of the Enterococcus mundtii genome and harbors:
- a CDS encoding TRAP transporter substrate-binding protein; this translates as MKKTLAFAFCLLGIIGLSGCSSQSSVGVVANAEEEATITLRFAYASNSQPVIDAMNKFGELVEEKTAGSVKVKYFPDGQLGGERELIELTQSGAIDFTKVSASALESFSKVYSIFSVPYLFNDEQHFFNVMENEEIMPPIYQSTTDLGFSGLTYYDSGQRSFYMVDGPIHTPDDLKGKKIRVMQSETAIRMVELLGGSPVPMGSDEVYTSLQSNLINGSENNEFVLYTAGHGGVAKYYSYDEHTRVPDIIIMNDAIKERLTAEQQQAIEEAAKASTIFEIEAFAQAIEEEKRVATEEYGVQFNEVDNTPFREAVAPLHDEFKNHPDFQTLYRMIQEEGV
- a CDS encoding TRAP transporter small permease, with the translated sequence MKKGISRLLEFLGACLLIGMIIIVLWQVFSRTILGNPNTVTEELVRFGLVWFAMLSSAYVVGQKGHLAVTLLSEKLTGKKANVLEIVVQCLFLAFAITIMVYGGWNAVTLTMGQISPSLGIPMGYVYLSVPVSGVLIIIYSLINLIEAMNRKSVVQEKG